In Gadus chalcogrammus isolate NIFS_2021 chromosome 1, NIFS_Gcha_1.0, whole genome shotgun sequence, one DNA window encodes the following:
- the LOC130382178 gene encoding glucose-induced degradation protein 8-B homolog, which yields MSYTEKPEDISREEWMEKLNNVHIQRADMNRLIMNYLVTEGFKEAAEKFRMESGIEPSVDLDSLDERIKIREMLLKGQIQEAIALINSLHPELLDTNRYLYFHLQQQHLIELIRSRETEAALEFAQSQLAEQGEESRECLTEMERTLALLAFDNPEDSPFGDLLNMMQRQKVWSEVNQSVLDYENRESTPKLAKLLKLLLWAQNELDQKKVKYPKMTDLSKGTIEDPK from the exons ATGAGTTATACTGAAAAACCAGAAGACATATCGAGGGAAGAATGGATGGAAAAACTCAACAATGTCCACATTCAGAGAGCCGACATGAACAGACTCATCATGAACTATCTGGTCACAG AGGGCTTCAAGGAGGCGGCCGAAAAATTTCGTATGGAGTCTGGAATAGAACCTAGCGTAGACCTTGATTCACTAGATGAAAGAATTAAAATAAGAGAGATGCTCTTGAAGGGACAGATTCAGGAAGCTATTGCACTCATCAACAGCTTGCATCCAGAACTGCTTGATACCAACCGTTACCTTTACTTTCACCTACAg CAACAGCACTTGATCGAGTTGATTCGTTCGAGGGAGACGGAGGCTGCCCTTGAATTCGCCCAGTCTCAGCTGGCAGAGCAGGGCGAGGAGAGTCGAGAGTGCCTGACCGAGATGGAGAGAACGCTAGCCCTGCTGGCGTTTGACAACCCCGAGGACTCCCCCTTTGGAGATTTGCTGAACATGATGCAGAGACAGAAG GTATGGAGTGAAGTAAATCAGTCAGTCCTTGACTATGAGAACAGAGAATCAACACCTAAGCTGGCTAAACTCCTAAAACTACTGCTTTGGGCACAGAATGAACTTGATCAGAAGAAAGTGAAGTACCCCAAAATGACAGACCTCAGCAAGGGAACCATCGAGGATCCAAAATGA
- the slc17a9b gene encoding solute carrier family 17 member 9b, whose translation MAIIQKHGKNSCPQLVCNKETHPHDKSGVSGSQKKWPEQNAHWSRPLARTWTVVLLFGTCLLYCARVAMPICSVSMAQQFNWTKRESGMVLGSFFWGYCFTQVLGGYVSDRVGGEKVLLLSAAAWGAMTAFTPVLAHFCSQPIFSMTLARFLMGLLQGVHYPSLASLCSQKVVESERGFLMSTVGSGSYLGTLIIGGAGSLMLDVYGWESVFYLTGLLSVLWAYCMWKCLLKGEGPIITLESLGSGGSQSKLTKRHWLRLFKQPAVCAVIVAHLCTASTFFTLLSWLPTFFKDTFPDAKGWVFNVIPWLVAIPSSLLSGCLSDHLICKGFDTASVRKLMQFFSMGVTSVFTILLCGTSTFPWAVAFVSITMGLTTFSHSGVSVNVQDLAPSCAGSLFGVMNTCGAFSGVLMVYLSGYLIESTGSWASVFFLITVVNLFGLFTFLAFAEARRVDIDSAKQRYNHIHI comes from the exons ATGGCAATTATTCAAAAACACGGAAAGAACTCTTGTCCACAACTGGTCTGCAATAAGGAAACCCATCCACATGACAAGAGCGGGGTCTCTGGAAGTCAGAAGAAGTGGCCCGAACAGAATGCCCATTGGTCAAG ACCCCTGGCGCGGACATGGACCGTTGTCCTGCTGTTTGGGACGTGCCTGCTGTACTGTGCCCGTGTGGCAATGCCCATCTGCTCCGTCAGCATGGCACAACAGTTCAACTGGACCAAGAGGGAGTCAGGCATGGTGCTGGGCAGTTTCTTCTGGGGCTACTGCTTTACACAAGTCCTCGGGGGATATGTTAGCGACAG GGTTGGAGGGGAGAAGGTCCTACTCCTGTCTGCCGCAGCCTGGGGGGCTATGACCGCCTTCACACCGGTGCTGGCCCACTTCTGTTCTCAGCCCATCTTCTCCATGACCCTGGCTCGTTTCCTCATGGGACTGCTTCAAG GGGTACATTATCCTTCTCTGGCAAGCTTGTGCTCTCAGAAGGTAGTGGAAAGTGAGCGAGGTTTTCTGATGAGCACCGTGGGCAGTGGCTCCTACTTGGG CACGTTGATCATTGGAGGGGCGGGCTCTCTGATGCTGGACGTGTATGGCTGGGAGAGTGTGTTCTACCTGACaggcctcctctctgtcctaTGGGCATACTGCATGTGGAAGTGTCTACTTAAAGGGGAAG gtCCGATTATCACACTGGAGTCCCTTGGAAGTGGTGGATCTCAGTCCAAACTGACCAAGAGACACTGGCTGCGCCTCTTCAAACAACCGGCTGTGTG TGCGGTGATTGTTGCTCACCTCTGCACAGCGAGCACCTTCTTCACTCTGTTGTCGTGGCTTCCGACTTTCTTTAAGGACACGTTCCCTGATGCAAAG GGATGGGTGTTCAATGTCATTCCATGGTTGGTGGCcattccctcttctctcctcagcGGATGTCTCTCTGACCACCTCATCTGTAAAG GTTTCGATACAGCCTCTGTGAGGAAGTTAATGCAG tttttttccatGGGCGTTACCAGTGTGTTTACCATTCTGCTTTGTGGAACATCCACCTTTCCCTGGGCGGTTGCTTTTGTGTCAATCACCATGGGCCTCACAACCTTTAGCCACAG cGGGGTGTCTGTGAATGTCCAGGATCTGGCCCCTTCCTGTGCTGGATCCTTGTTTG GTGTAATGAATACGTGTGGAGCTTTCTCAG GGGTCCTGATGGTGTACCTCTCTGGGTACCTGATCGAGTCGACGGGCTCCTGGGCGTCTGTGTTCTTCCTCATCACGGTGGTCAACCTCTTCGGCCTCTTCACCTTCCTGGCCTTCGCCGAGGCGCGACGCGTGGACATCGACTCGGCCAAGCAGCGCTACAACCACATCCACATCTGA